The following coding sequences lie in one Peromyscus maniculatus bairdii isolate BWxNUB_F1_BW_parent chromosome 3, HU_Pman_BW_mat_3.1, whole genome shotgun sequence genomic window:
- the Ttll3 gene encoding tubulin monoglycylase TTLL3 isoform X9, translated as MADFQPLSLIVPGQRSPRRQETEGGAPEGAWAEPHTGAGSDPGERRMQALSAALFLNAGQLGPAAACYNQEDGSECSWHGRPQPPELCTSTPSRWLFPEFRPPRRLQWPGPASARPEVAHCGGSRGDCSPLPVRHLSSAHEFVPGAQGTANPYPVCSLLPTTLDEPLPDVPPPPDDSLVLWRGFSKGPHSMGRLRNAKIHVERAVKQKKIFMIHGRYPVIRCLLRQRGWVEKKMVPPQGTTLPPPPKDLDSLVMGDSDATEDEDEEENEEFREPQLLDFDGFLELDDLDGVHALMSRMVRNETPYLIWTTRRDVLDCRFLSKDQMINHYAHAGSFTTKVGLCLNLRNLPWFDEADADSFFPRCYRLGAEDDKKAFIEDFWLTAARNVLKLVVKSEAKPYSTSIQAREEEVLENPLPKKQEKKAVMVSPEFVDEALSACEEHLSSMAHKDIDKDPDAPLYLSPDGWSFFLHRYYQVVHEGAELRHLEAQIHRCEDILQQLQAVVPQIDMEGDRNIWIVKPGAKSRGRGIMCMDHLEEMLKLVDCNPMLMKDGKWIVQKYIERPLLIFGTKFDLRQWFLVTDWNPLTVWFYRDSYIRFSTQPFSLKNLDNSVHLCNNSIQKHLEASCHRHPMLPPDNMWSSQRFQAHLQELGAPNAWASVIVPGMKAAVIHALQTSQDTVQCRKASFELYGADFVFGEDFRPWLIEINASPTMAPSTAVTARLCAGVQADTLRVVIDRRLDRTCDTGAFELIYKQPAVEVPQYVGIRLLVEGSTIKKPMAVGHRRTGVRSSLPHLPTQQGSGEGKDSGSPTHRSASRKDVGARSLGHTEKPDSTVTTSVPGKGKKDPPHFPSLHSKAWLPSPCVLRPQGRVLRLQHGQLVGSKALSTTGKALMTLPTAKVLMSFPPHPDLKLAPSMLKPGQAAIPRHLGGPHFGSALWPMPFGVGPLPSTHRKVKAKGKFKARLCDKPRAEAYPEKRLSLPKPLTLILTCRTRRIMGARRLENPLL; from the exons ATGGCGGATTTCCAGCCCTTGAGTCTGATTGTGCCTGGGCAACGGTCTCCTaggagacaggaaacagaggGCGGAGCCCCAGAGGGCGCCTGGGCGGAGCCGCACACGGGTGCCGGGAGTGATCCTGGCGAAAGGCGCATGCAGGCCCTCAGCGCGGCTCTTTTCCTGAACGCGGGGCAGCTTGGGCCTGCAGCCGCCTGTTACAACCAGGAAGACGGCTCGGAGTGCAGCTGGCACGGGAGGCCGCAGCCACCCGAGCTCTGCACCAGTACCCCTTCCCGGTGGCTCTTCCCGGAGTTCCGCCCGCCAAGGAGGCTACAATGGCCCGGGCCCGCCTCCGCCAGGCCCGAGGTGGCGCACTGCGGCGGCAGCCGTGGGGATTGCAGCCCATTGCCTGTGCGCCACCTAAGCAGCGCCCACGAGTTCGTGCCGGGTGCCCAGGGCACTGCAAATCCCTACCCCGTCTGCTCCCTGCTCCCCACGACCCTGGATGAGCCCCTGCCTGATGTCCCGCCCCCGCCTGATG attcccttgtcctttgGCGAGGATTCTCCAAGGGACCTCACTCCATGGGCCGACTCAGAAACGCCAAAATCCACGTAGAGAGAGCCGTCAAG CAGAAGAAGATCTTCATGATTCATGGCCGCTACCCAGTGATCCGGTGTCTATTGCGCCAGAGGGGATGGGTAGAAAAAAAGATGGTCCCTCCCCAAGGCACCACCCTGCCACCACCCCCGAAGGATCTAGACAGTTTGGTGATGGGTGATAGTGATGCTACAGAGGATG aggatgaagaggaaaaCGAGGAGTTTCGGGAGCCACAGCTGTTGGACTTCGATGGGTTTCTGGAACTTGATGACCTGGATGGGGTACACGCTTTGATG tCCCGCATGGTTCGGAATGAGACCCCCTACCTCATCTGGACCACTCGGCGAGATGTGCTGGATTGTCGCTTCCTCTCCAAGGATCAGATGATAAACCATTAtgcccatgcaggctcctttaCTACAAAG GTGGGCCTGTGTCTCAACCTCCGGAATCTGCCTTGGTTTGACGAGGCTGATGCTGACTCCTTCTTCCCCCGATGCTATCGCCTGGGAGCAGAGGATGACAAGAAAGCCTTCATAG AGGACTTCTGGCTGACAGCTGCCCGCAACGTTCTCAAGCTGGTGGTGAAGTCGGAAGCGAAGCCATACTCCACCTCCATCCAGGCAAGAGAGGAAGAGGTCTTAG AAAACCCACTGCCcaagaaacaggagaaaaaggcAGTGATGGTGTCCCCAGAGTTTGTGGACGAGGCTCTGAGTGCGTGCGAGGAGCACCTTAGCAGCATGGCCCACAAGGACATCGACAAGGACCCGGATGCCCCGCTGTACTTGAGCCCTGATGGCTGGTCCTTCTTCCTGCACCGCTACTACCAAGTAGTCCA TGAAGGGGCAGAACTCAGACACCTAGAGGCCCAGATCCATCGCTGTGAAGACATTCTACAGCAGCTTCAGGCCGTGGTACCCCAGATTGACATGGAGGGGGATCGAAACATCTGGATTGTGAAGCCAGGAGCCAAGTCCCGAGGCCGAG GTATTATGTGCATGGACCACCTGGAGGAGATGCTGAAGCTGGTGGACTGCAACCCCATGCTCATGAAGGACGGCAAGTGGATTGTGCAGAAGTACATCGAGCGGCCCCTGCTCATCTTCGGCACCAAGTTTGACCTGAGACAGTGGTTCCTGGTGACGGACTGGAACCCACTCACGGTGTGGTTCTACCGAGACAGCTACATCCGCTTCTCCACACAGCCCTTCTCCCTGAAGAACCTGGACAA CTCCGTGCACCTGTGTAACAACTCCATCCAGAAACACTTGGAGGCCTCCTGTCACCGGCACCCCATGCTGCCCCCCGACAACATGTGGTCCAGCCAAAGGTTTCAGGCCCACTTGCAGGAGTTGGGCGCCCCAAATGCCTGGGCTAGCGTTATTGTACCTGGCATGAAGGCTGCTGTGATCCACGCCCTGCAGACCTCCCAAGACACCGTGCAGTGCCGGAAGGCCAGCTTCGAGCTCTATGGGGCCGACTTTGTGTTTGGGGAAGACTTCCGGCCCTGGTTGATTGAGATCAACGCCAGCCCCACCATGGCACCTTCCACAGCGGTCACTGCCCGCCTCTGTGCAGGGGTGCAAGCGGACACCCTGCGTGTGGTCATTGACCGGCGGCTGGACCGCACCTGTGACACAGGAGCCTTTGAGCTCATCTATAAGCAG CCTGCTGTGGAGGTGCCCCAGTACGTGGGGATCCGGCTCCTGGTGGAGGGCTCTACCATCAAGAAGCCCATGGCAGTGGGTCATCGGCGGACAGGGGTCCGCTCATCACTCCCTCATCTGCCGACCCAGCAAGGCTCTGGGGAAGGCAAGGACTCAGGATCCCCTACCCACAGGTCAGCCTCTAGGAAGGACGTTGGGGCCAGGAGCCTGGGACACACTGAGAAGCCCGACTCTACTGTCACCACCTCGGTCCCCggaaaggggaagaaag accctccccacttccctagtCTCCATTCCAAGGCCTGGCTGCCTTCTCCCTGCGTGCTCCGACCCCAGGGCCGGGTCCTCAGACTGCAGCATGGCCAGCTGGTGGGCTCTAAGGCTCTGTCAACCACAGGCAAGGCCTTGATGACTCTACCTACTGCCAAGGTTCTGATGTCCTTCCCACCTCACCCTGATCTCAAGCTGGCACCCAGCATGCTGAAGCCAGGACAG GCTGCTATTCCCCGGCACCTTGGAGGCCCCCACTTTGGAAGTGCCTTGTGGCCAATGCCCTTTGGAGTTGGACctcttcctagcacccacaggaaAGTCAAGGCCaaaggcaagttcaaggccagactctgCGACAAACCCAGGGCTGAGGCCTACCCCGAGAAGAGGCTGAGCCTCCCCAAACCCTTGACCCTTATTTTGACATGCCGGACACGGAGGATCATGGGGGCTAGGAGGCTAGAGAACCCCCTGCTCTGA
- the Ttll3 gene encoding tubulin monoglycylase TTLL3 isoform X6, translating to MADFQPLSLIVPGQRSPRRQETEGGAPEGAWAEPHTGAGSDPGERRMQALSAALFLNAGQLGPAAACYNQEDGSECSWHGRPQPPELCTSTPSRWLFPEFRPPRRLQWPGPASARPEVAHCGGSRGDCSPLPVRHLSSAHEFVPGAQGTANPYPVCSLLPTTLDEPLPDVPPPPDGEAQHGQPASPDILPTAGRGCEGGRNGESGEHRIQDSLVLWRGFSKGPHSMGRLRNAKIHVERAVKKKIFMIHGRYPVIRCLLRQRGWVEKKMVPPQGTTLPPPPKDLDSLVMGDSDATEDEDEEENEEFREPQLLDFDGFLELDDLDGVHALMSRMVRNETPYLIWTTRRDVLDCRFLSKDQMINHYAHAGSFTTKVGLCLNLRNLPWFDEADADSFFPRCYRLGAEDDKKAFIEDFWLTAARNVLKLVVKSEAKPYSTSIQAREEEVLENPLPKKQEKKAVMVSPEFVDEALSACEEHLSSMAHKDIDKDPDAPLYLSPDGWSFFLHRYYQVVHEGAELRHLEAQIHRCEDILQQLQAVVPQIDMEGDRNIWIVKPGAKSRGRGIMCMDHLEEMLKLVDCNPMLMKDGKWIVQKYIERPLLIFGTKFDLRQWFLVTDWNPLTVWFYRDSYIRFSTQPFSLKNLDNSVHLCNNSIQKHLEASCHRHPMLPPDNMWSSQRFQAHLQELGAPNAWASVIVPGMKAAVIHALQTSQDTVQCRKASFELYGADFVFGEDFRPWLIEINASPTMAPSTAVTARLCAGVQADTLRVVIDRRLDRTCDTGAFELIYKQPAVEVPQYVGIRLLVEGSTIKKPMAVGHRRTGVRSSLPHLPTQQGSGEGKDSGSPTHRSASRKDVGARSLGHTEKPDSTVTTSVPGKGKKDPPHFPSLHSKAWLPSPCVLRPQGRVLRLQHGQLVGSKALSTTGKALMTLPTAKVLMSFPPHPDLKLAPSMLKPGQAAIPRHLGGPHFGSALWPMPFGVGPLPSTHRKVKAKGKFKARLCDKPRAEAYPEKRLSLPKPLTLILTCRTRRIMGARRLENPLL from the exons ATGGCGGATTTCCAGCCCTTGAGTCTGATTGTGCCTGGGCAACGGTCTCCTaggagacaggaaacagaggGCGGAGCCCCAGAGGGCGCCTGGGCGGAGCCGCACACGGGTGCCGGGAGTGATCCTGGCGAAAGGCGCATGCAGGCCCTCAGCGCGGCTCTTTTCCTGAACGCGGGGCAGCTTGGGCCTGCAGCCGCCTGTTACAACCAGGAAGACGGCTCGGAGTGCAGCTGGCACGGGAGGCCGCAGCCACCCGAGCTCTGCACCAGTACCCCTTCCCGGTGGCTCTTCCCGGAGTTCCGCCCGCCAAGGAGGCTACAATGGCCCGGGCCCGCCTCCGCCAGGCCCGAGGTGGCGCACTGCGGCGGCAGCCGTGGGGATTGCAGCCCATTGCCTGTGCGCCACCTAAGCAGCGCCCACGAGTTCGTGCCGGGTGCCCAGGGCACTGCAAATCCCTACCCCGTCTGCTCCCTGCTCCCCACGACCCTGGATGAGCCCCTGCCTGATGTCCCGCCCCCGCCTGATGGTGAGGCGCAGCACgggcagccagccagccctgaCATCCTGCCGACTGCAGGGAGAGGTTGCGAGGGTGGAAGGAATGGGGAGTCTGGAGAGCACCGGATACAGG attcccttgtcctttgGCGAGGATTCTCCAAGGGACCTCACTCCATGGGCCGACTCAGAAACGCCAAAATCCACGTAGAGAGAGCCGTCAAG AAGAAGATCTTCATGATTCATGGCCGCTACCCAGTGATCCGGTGTCTATTGCGCCAGAGGGGATGGGTAGAAAAAAAGATGGTCCCTCCCCAAGGCACCACCCTGCCACCACCCCCGAAGGATCTAGACAGTTTGGTGATGGGTGATAGTGATGCTACAGAGGATG aggatgaagaggaaaaCGAGGAGTTTCGGGAGCCACAGCTGTTGGACTTCGATGGGTTTCTGGAACTTGATGACCTGGATGGGGTACACGCTTTGATG tCCCGCATGGTTCGGAATGAGACCCCCTACCTCATCTGGACCACTCGGCGAGATGTGCTGGATTGTCGCTTCCTCTCCAAGGATCAGATGATAAACCATTAtgcccatgcaggctcctttaCTACAAAG GTGGGCCTGTGTCTCAACCTCCGGAATCTGCCTTGGTTTGACGAGGCTGATGCTGACTCCTTCTTCCCCCGATGCTATCGCCTGGGAGCAGAGGATGACAAGAAAGCCTTCATAG AGGACTTCTGGCTGACAGCTGCCCGCAACGTTCTCAAGCTGGTGGTGAAGTCGGAAGCGAAGCCATACTCCACCTCCATCCAGGCAAGAGAGGAAGAGGTCTTAG AAAACCCACTGCCcaagaaacaggagaaaaaggcAGTGATGGTGTCCCCAGAGTTTGTGGACGAGGCTCTGAGTGCGTGCGAGGAGCACCTTAGCAGCATGGCCCACAAGGACATCGACAAGGACCCGGATGCCCCGCTGTACTTGAGCCCTGATGGCTGGTCCTTCTTCCTGCACCGCTACTACCAAGTAGTCCA TGAAGGGGCAGAACTCAGACACCTAGAGGCCCAGATCCATCGCTGTGAAGACATTCTACAGCAGCTTCAGGCCGTGGTACCCCAGATTGACATGGAGGGGGATCGAAACATCTGGATTGTGAAGCCAGGAGCCAAGTCCCGAGGCCGAG GTATTATGTGCATGGACCACCTGGAGGAGATGCTGAAGCTGGTGGACTGCAACCCCATGCTCATGAAGGACGGCAAGTGGATTGTGCAGAAGTACATCGAGCGGCCCCTGCTCATCTTCGGCACCAAGTTTGACCTGAGACAGTGGTTCCTGGTGACGGACTGGAACCCACTCACGGTGTGGTTCTACCGAGACAGCTACATCCGCTTCTCCACACAGCCCTTCTCCCTGAAGAACCTGGACAA CTCCGTGCACCTGTGTAACAACTCCATCCAGAAACACTTGGAGGCCTCCTGTCACCGGCACCCCATGCTGCCCCCCGACAACATGTGGTCCAGCCAAAGGTTTCAGGCCCACTTGCAGGAGTTGGGCGCCCCAAATGCCTGGGCTAGCGTTATTGTACCTGGCATGAAGGCTGCTGTGATCCACGCCCTGCAGACCTCCCAAGACACCGTGCAGTGCCGGAAGGCCAGCTTCGAGCTCTATGGGGCCGACTTTGTGTTTGGGGAAGACTTCCGGCCCTGGTTGATTGAGATCAACGCCAGCCCCACCATGGCACCTTCCACAGCGGTCACTGCCCGCCTCTGTGCAGGGGTGCAAGCGGACACCCTGCGTGTGGTCATTGACCGGCGGCTGGACCGCACCTGTGACACAGGAGCCTTTGAGCTCATCTATAAGCAG CCTGCTGTGGAGGTGCCCCAGTACGTGGGGATCCGGCTCCTGGTGGAGGGCTCTACCATCAAGAAGCCCATGGCAGTGGGTCATCGGCGGACAGGGGTCCGCTCATCACTCCCTCATCTGCCGACCCAGCAAGGCTCTGGGGAAGGCAAGGACTCAGGATCCCCTACCCACAGGTCAGCCTCTAGGAAGGACGTTGGGGCCAGGAGCCTGGGACACACTGAGAAGCCCGACTCTACTGTCACCACCTCGGTCCCCggaaaggggaagaaag accctccccacttccctagtCTCCATTCCAAGGCCTGGCTGCCTTCTCCCTGCGTGCTCCGACCCCAGGGCCGGGTCCTCAGACTGCAGCATGGCCAGCTGGTGGGCTCTAAGGCTCTGTCAACCACAGGCAAGGCCTTGATGACTCTACCTACTGCCAAGGTTCTGATGTCCTTCCCACCTCACCCTGATCTCAAGCTGGCACCCAGCATGCTGAAGCCAGGACAG GCTGCTATTCCCCGGCACCTTGGAGGCCCCCACTTTGGAAGTGCCTTGTGGCCAATGCCCTTTGGAGTTGGACctcttcctagcacccacaggaaAGTCAAGGCCaaaggcaagttcaaggccagactctgCGACAAACCCAGGGCTGAGGCCTACCCCGAGAAGAGGCTGAGCCTCCCCAAACCCTTGACCCTTATTTTGACATGCCGGACACGGAGGATCATGGGGGCTAGGAGGCTAGAGAACCCCCTGCTCTGA
- the Ttll3 gene encoding tubulin monoglycylase TTLL3 isoform X4, producing the protein MADFQPLSLIVPGQRSPRRQETEGGAPEGAWAEPHTGAGSDPGERRMQALSAALFLNAGQLGPAAACYNQEDGSECSWHGRPQPPELCTSTPSRWLFPEFRPPRRLQWPGPASARPEVAHCGGSRGDCSPLPVRHLSSAHEFVPGAQGTANPYPVCSLLPTTLDEPLPDVPPPPDDSLVLWRGFSKGPHSMGRLRNAKIHVERAVKKKIFMIHGRYPVIRCLLRQRGWVEKKMVPPQGTTLPPPPKDLDSLVMGDSDATEDEDEEENEEFREPQLLDFDGFLELDDLDGVHALMSRMVRNETPYLIWTTRRDVLDCRFLSKDQMINHYAHAGSFTTKVGLCLNLRNLPWFDEADADSFFPRCYRLGAEDDKKAFIEDFWLTAARNVLKLVVKSEAKPYSTSIQAREEEVLENPLPKKQEKKAVMVSPEFVDEALSACEEHLSSMAHKDIDKDPDAPLYLSPDGWSFFLHRYYQVVHEGAELRHLEAQIHRCEDILQQLQAVVPQIDMEGDRNIWIVKPGAKSRGRGIMCMDHLEEMLKLVDCNPMLMKDGKWIVQKYIERPLLIFGTKFDLRQWFLVTDWNPLTVWFYRDSYIRFSTQPFSLKNLDNSVHLCNNSIQKHLEASCHRHPMLPPDNMWSSQRFQAHLQELGAPNAWASVIVPGMKAAVIHALQTSQDTVQCRKASFELYGADFVFGEDFRPWLIEINASPTMAPSTAVTARLCAGVQADTLRVVIDRRLDRTCDTGAFELIYKQPAVEVPQYVGIRLLVEGSTIKKPMAVGHRRTGVRSSLPHLPTQQGSGEGKDSGSPTHSRGSRKFKDVARGCTAQKGQSWDADPGLLVPQPCVLPTASGGGAGRGSVHPRLPSPHLCTCPVELVRLGPSPAPHGSPSPTDPPHFPSLHSKAWLPSPCVLRPQGRVLRLQHGQLVGSKALSTTGKALMTLPTAKVLMSFPPHPDLKLAPSMLKPGQAAIPRHLGGPHFGSALWPMPFGVGPLPSTHRKVKAKGKFKARLCDKPRAEAYPEKRLSLPKPLTLILTCRTRRIMGARRLENPLL; encoded by the exons ATGGCGGATTTCCAGCCCTTGAGTCTGATTGTGCCTGGGCAACGGTCTCCTaggagacaggaaacagaggGCGGAGCCCCAGAGGGCGCCTGGGCGGAGCCGCACACGGGTGCCGGGAGTGATCCTGGCGAAAGGCGCATGCAGGCCCTCAGCGCGGCTCTTTTCCTGAACGCGGGGCAGCTTGGGCCTGCAGCCGCCTGTTACAACCAGGAAGACGGCTCGGAGTGCAGCTGGCACGGGAGGCCGCAGCCACCCGAGCTCTGCACCAGTACCCCTTCCCGGTGGCTCTTCCCGGAGTTCCGCCCGCCAAGGAGGCTACAATGGCCCGGGCCCGCCTCCGCCAGGCCCGAGGTGGCGCACTGCGGCGGCAGCCGTGGGGATTGCAGCCCATTGCCTGTGCGCCACCTAAGCAGCGCCCACGAGTTCGTGCCGGGTGCCCAGGGCACTGCAAATCCCTACCCCGTCTGCTCCCTGCTCCCCACGACCCTGGATGAGCCCCTGCCTGATGTCCCGCCCCCGCCTGATG attcccttgtcctttgGCGAGGATTCTCCAAGGGACCTCACTCCATGGGCCGACTCAGAAACGCCAAAATCCACGTAGAGAGAGCCGTCAAG AAGAAGATCTTCATGATTCATGGCCGCTACCCAGTGATCCGGTGTCTATTGCGCCAGAGGGGATGGGTAGAAAAAAAGATGGTCCCTCCCCAAGGCACCACCCTGCCACCACCCCCGAAGGATCTAGACAGTTTGGTGATGGGTGATAGTGATGCTACAGAGGATG aggatgaagaggaaaaCGAGGAGTTTCGGGAGCCACAGCTGTTGGACTTCGATGGGTTTCTGGAACTTGATGACCTGGATGGGGTACACGCTTTGATG tCCCGCATGGTTCGGAATGAGACCCCCTACCTCATCTGGACCACTCGGCGAGATGTGCTGGATTGTCGCTTCCTCTCCAAGGATCAGATGATAAACCATTAtgcccatgcaggctcctttaCTACAAAG GTGGGCCTGTGTCTCAACCTCCGGAATCTGCCTTGGTTTGACGAGGCTGATGCTGACTCCTTCTTCCCCCGATGCTATCGCCTGGGAGCAGAGGATGACAAGAAAGCCTTCATAG AGGACTTCTGGCTGACAGCTGCCCGCAACGTTCTCAAGCTGGTGGTGAAGTCGGAAGCGAAGCCATACTCCACCTCCATCCAGGCAAGAGAGGAAGAGGTCTTAG AAAACCCACTGCCcaagaaacaggagaaaaaggcAGTGATGGTGTCCCCAGAGTTTGTGGACGAGGCTCTGAGTGCGTGCGAGGAGCACCTTAGCAGCATGGCCCACAAGGACATCGACAAGGACCCGGATGCCCCGCTGTACTTGAGCCCTGATGGCTGGTCCTTCTTCCTGCACCGCTACTACCAAGTAGTCCA TGAAGGGGCAGAACTCAGACACCTAGAGGCCCAGATCCATCGCTGTGAAGACATTCTACAGCAGCTTCAGGCCGTGGTACCCCAGATTGACATGGAGGGGGATCGAAACATCTGGATTGTGAAGCCAGGAGCCAAGTCCCGAGGCCGAG GTATTATGTGCATGGACCACCTGGAGGAGATGCTGAAGCTGGTGGACTGCAACCCCATGCTCATGAAGGACGGCAAGTGGATTGTGCAGAAGTACATCGAGCGGCCCCTGCTCATCTTCGGCACCAAGTTTGACCTGAGACAGTGGTTCCTGGTGACGGACTGGAACCCACTCACGGTGTGGTTCTACCGAGACAGCTACATCCGCTTCTCCACACAGCCCTTCTCCCTGAAGAACCTGGACAA CTCCGTGCACCTGTGTAACAACTCCATCCAGAAACACTTGGAGGCCTCCTGTCACCGGCACCCCATGCTGCCCCCCGACAACATGTGGTCCAGCCAAAGGTTTCAGGCCCACTTGCAGGAGTTGGGCGCCCCAAATGCCTGGGCTAGCGTTATTGTACCTGGCATGAAGGCTGCTGTGATCCACGCCCTGCAGACCTCCCAAGACACCGTGCAGTGCCGGAAGGCCAGCTTCGAGCTCTATGGGGCCGACTTTGTGTTTGGGGAAGACTTCCGGCCCTGGTTGATTGAGATCAACGCCAGCCCCACCATGGCACCTTCCACAGCGGTCACTGCCCGCCTCTGTGCAGGGGTGCAAGCGGACACCCTGCGTGTGGTCATTGACCGGCGGCTGGACCGCACCTGTGACACAGGAGCCTTTGAGCTCATCTATAAGCAG CCTGCTGTGGAGGTGCCCCAGTACGTGGGGATCCGGCTCCTGGTGGAGGGCTCTACCATCAAGAAGCCCATGGCAGTGGGTCATCGGCGGACAGGGGTCCGCTCATCACTCCCTCATCTGCCGACCCAGCAAGGCTCTGGGGAAGGCAAGGACTCAGGATCCCCTACCCACAG CCGAGGTAGCAGGAAGTTTAAGGACGTTGCCCGAGGTTGCACAGCTCAGAAGGGGCAGAGCTGGGATGCAGACCCAGGTCTGTTGGTTCCCCAACCCTGTGTTCTTCCCACTGcctctggaggaggagctgggaggggctCCGTCCACCCTCGCCTCCCGTCCCCCCACCTCTGCACGTGCCCTGTGGAACTGGTCAGGCTGGggccctccccagcccctcacggctccccttctcccacagaccctccccacttccctagtCTCCATTCCAAGGCCTGGCTGCCTTCTCCCTGCGTGCTCCGACCCCAGGGCCGGGTCCTCAGACTGCAGCATGGCCAGCTGGTGGGCTCTAAGGCTCTGTCAACCACAGGCAAGGCCTTGATGACTCTACCTACTGCCAAGGTTCTGATGTCCTTCCCACCTCACCCTGATCTCAAGCTGGCACCCAGCATGCTGAAGCCAGGACAG GCTGCTATTCCCCGGCACCTTGGAGGCCCCCACTTTGGAAGTGCCTTGTGGCCAATGCCCTTTGGAGTTGGACctcttcctagcacccacaggaaAGTCAAGGCCaaaggcaagttcaaggccagactctgCGACAAACCCAGGGCTGAGGCCTACCCCGAGAAGAGGCTGAGCCTCCCCAAACCCTTGACCCTTATTTTGACATGCCGGACACGGAGGATCATGGGGGCTAGGAGGCTAGAGAACCCCCTGCTCTGA